Within the Platichthys flesus chromosome 8, fPlaFle2.1, whole genome shotgun sequence genome, the region GACTGCACGCTTTCATGGACACATGGTCCTACTCCACACTGCTGTCAGAGCGGGGCATATCCCAATGCTCAGTATTGATCCCTATTTTCATAAACATAGATCTAAAGGAAAGCATTTAAGTCAAGATTTAAAGATCAGAGCCTCTAGGGATGTCATTCCTAAGGTAGGTATAATAAAAGTAACGATAATCTGATTCATCTGAGCTTATTCCTCCTACTGACTACAGATCACCAGTTATTTGAGGGGAAGGAAGGAGTCTAACAGTGGGAGAGGAAGGACACACAACAGGTAGGAAACAAGCAAGACAGGCAGACGCATAAAACTATGCAGGAACAGTCTCAAGTATAAGAGCTGACAGAAATAGAGAAAGACCTCAGTCACTCCACGAGAAGCTGTGAGTGCTGGCGGTCTGCGACAACATGAAGATAGTGGATGTCCCCGAGGAAGGAAGGCGATGTTTCATCTTTAGGAAGGCAGGTccagaggggaagaggggagattgaagagggtgagacagagtggCAGGACCAAAGCAGTAGCACTTGTTAGAAAACAAAGTTAGACAtgagtaaaaaagaaaaaaatagattAAAGGGGATGATGTTCTAAAATACAATAACAACCATCATTTAATCCTGTGGACTGTTGACAAAACAAGATTGTCAAATTTGTATGCATCTTATGATTGATTCAGACACTTTCCTCATTTAcagatacattaaaaaaaaaaaaacaacaaacgcATATGCATCATAATATGTAATATTGtacaatgtgtatttttgacTGTCTTCAAATTTTTGGAGATAAAACTATTTGTTGTGTGGAACActcccaaacacacatgtataaTCCCAAACATTTCCAGCTGTGTGGAAATCCCTTTAGTCTCATAGGGAACTaattgaaatgtcaaaataaatctgGGAAAGTATTCTTCACTTAACTTAAATTAAAGTGTCCCTGCAGAAAAAAGACTGAGTGGGACATAAAAGCTTGAACTTAAAGATGCAGTAGGAGAAAAATGTAAGTCCTAATCATGTGTCCCTGCATCAATAGTTGCATTATCTCTTGTCAAttcctttaaaacatttttggtGACTCCTGTTTTCAAAGTAACTAGAAGAGTACTTTCAGTGATCAGAGGTGTGTATTAATTTGTCAGCAACACTCTGTTTACATCTCAAAAGAATAGCTGTTATGACATTTGTAATCTTTGTAAATAAAATGCACTTAAGAGTGatccaatatttatttttaggatTTTATTCAAATCCCTCCTATAACCATATCAAAGATGAACTCAGTTATTAAGAACCACTACATTGAGAAAACAAATGCATTACATGCAGTACAGAGAGTTGGTAGAAagggaaagagacaaagagggagagaaagcaaagaagagtgcaaatgtgtgtgtacctgtcgaGTGTTGGGGCTGTGGGTCTTGCGGAACACCACAAGCAGGATCTCTGGCAGTAGACTGAgcaggacgaggaggatgaTCACCAGCCAGGCTGACACTGAACTCAGCATGTTGgcaaacacaaagtacaaacGCTGCTGGCTCAGGAAAGGCCTGCAGGAAAGAgaacactcactcactgacttGGCTGAAAGAGCCACAGGGGTCACATAGAAATGAAACATAATAGATGAACTACAATGGCTACTGAAAACATAGGATATgttattttgaattgttttctAACCATATTGTTCCTCCCCAGAGGAAGCTGAAAAACACATAGAAAGCCAGAGATCCCCAGATCACAAAATGGTTGATCCACGTCCAGTGTCGCGTGTCCAGAGCAAGCTAAAGCAAAAAGCAGAGAAAAGTCAATAAATGCACATTTCAAATATCTGTCGAGACTTTGCCAAAGTCGGTTTTCTGAAAGTTAAAGTGAAATGCTGTGCTAATGATGCACCATTTCATCAGATGAGATAACTAGGGAGGGACGTTTTTTGTATTTACCTTAAGTGTGACGGTGAGGACAAGGACTGTGAAGACGATTGTTCCATATGACCAGTTTCCAAAAACCTGGATTTAAATAAGACAAATGAGCAAATGTACTTAGGAGAAAATGCTTCATCAAGAAATTTAACAGTAATGCTTTAGAGGGTGTATTACATCAGAGAACAAACCTGGCCATTGTCCTGCAGAGCTGGGTTACTGAACAGAAAGCGAACaccaaagaagaagagcaaACCATGGAAGACTCCCAGCAATGTCCAGTAGAGGAATGGCCTCCAACGTAACATGGCATTCTTGGCAATcactctaaaaaaaacaaataaacaagaaaGATGAACAAACTTATTTTCATGTCTCTTTGAAAAAACTCAACTATGATAAGCATAAAACATTTTATGCACCCAAAAAAACTGAGGTGCACCATAACATAGATTAAGGTGagtttatagtttttatatacATGGAAATATCTGGTTAACTGTGACAGCAATATGATTGAAATTATTGATGGTGGACAAAATAGTACAAAAGAGCCCATTAGTCAAATGTGTTACAGAAGCTGAAATGTCCAACAGAGGGACTATGGAACTTGAACATTCTccactttatttttcttcatctttaaGGATCATAGTAACAATTGGCCATTTAATAATTTTATCCAATCTTAACTCCATAAACAGCAATCCTAGATCTTAAAGACAACATCTCAATCAACCATGAAGTGTACTGCAGATAAGTGATGATTTCCATGTTCACCTGTAGAGGGTAGCATTGTCCAGCAGATCCTGAATGCAGATGTGCTGCTCCAAGAGGCTGTAAGCCAGGATGGGCATAGAGGTGAAGCAGATGTTGTACATCGTCAAATAGACCGCACCATACAGGGGCTGGGGAGTATGGGAGCAGCAGGGGGGAGTGAAGGACaagggaagggaaggaggaggaggaggaggagggtgggtcGGGCAACCAAGGGTTAATATTATGGAGAGGACAAAACTCATACACACCATCATACTTACATACAGTGTGTCCTATAGGCAAGCTTATATACATCTTTCATTTACTTATGAAAGATCTAAGCGGGGGGCCATGTGGCATGAGGGGGAATAACCTATTCACCCACACCttttacaaacagacacaccAAAACATAATCAATTACCTTAATAAAGACAGTGTTTGTATTAATTGAATGAACTGATAATATATTTCTGTGTCAGGAGCAGTTTTTATACGACCAAGTACGATAAAACGTTCTTAATTTAAAGCCAAGTGAATTCATCAATGAGCTCCACACATTAAATCAGTGTGTTTTCAACAGTGTGACTACTCACACATAAACCAAACACATGCCACCATGATTACATTCTGCTCACAAATGATGTTCCACGGTGGCAGAGCTGACACATGTCTGAATTATTTAACAGTGGTATGAAATCTAAGTcaccatatataaacatatcaGACAGGGCTCAAACATTCcgggggcagagagggagggccAGTCTAACAAGAAGGAGTCTGGCATTCAGGAGCACGAGGACATGTGGATTCAAGGGACACCGCCTCCTTTCATGTTCAGAACATCTTTGAACCTCGAAGGCCTCGGGACATACTCACTTGCTGGGAATAGCCGCAGAAGAACTGGTACAAAAACTGAGGTAAGATGAAGCAAAGGttctgcagggaaacagaaaaagagaacaggCTCACACTGAtgggagaaagaaaacatcaaagAACATCAAATGGATTCCTAAGTAACCACCTAAATTAAAAtgtaggtaaaaaaaaaaaaattcctcaGTTCAACCTAAAAATCAGTTTAACATGTTAAGAAGATAGATTCTGTCAAATCTGTGTCTCTTCATCACATTATAGTCAAATCATGTGAGTTGTAGGGTTTGTTTGTGAGATTCAGGCTTTGCACAAAAACACTAAGCAGGTTCAGAACACGAGGAATGATAAAAAGTGAATGTGACTGAAGAATCTGTTCCTCCTACCTTGTAAAAGAAATACTGCACCAGGTGTGCAATGCGAACATAGTAGAGATGCCCATGAGCCAACAAAAGTTTCTTGAGGTGCATGAGTTTGGGGATGGCATAATCGCTGTTCCTCACTGCCTGCCGGCCCTCTTTACCTTTAATGCCTGAAACACCAATAAAAGTCACACATCACCTTCACTAAAATGTGACACTTTCCTCCATTGAAACGAATGAAAGATATGTTTATCAGAATCAGCTCCATCATTGGATTTCTTACCAATGCCAACATGAGCTTCCAAGATCATGCTGACATCGTTGGCACCATCTCCAATGGAAAGAGTGATTGGGCTGCCTTTTGAGTTCTTCACCATTTTAACTATCTGTATATGGAGCAAGAAATGAGGGCAACATTCAAAAGCTGCCATCTATTCACTGTAAAAATAGtcttttcaattatttaaggaatacataTTTTCCACATCTGAACCGATAGGTCTGACCTGTGCCTTTTGTAGAGGAGCCATGCGACAGCAGAGAACAGCTGTGCAGTTCTGACAGATCTGCAGGAACAGGCTCTTGTAGAGTCGTGCGTTGGACTCAGTGGAGGGGTTGAGCACCATGGACAGAGTAGCTCCATCTATGATAAAACCAAAGTCCTGGTTTGATGAAGACCAGCTCCTTTAACACAGAAAAGGGAAACAGGTTTCAAGTTGTTATCATCAGTAACAATTGTGTTAAATAAGAGCATGTCTACAAATCGAGAAACCAACCTGGTGACGCCTGCTTTAGCTGGTGGGGCATCCTGCACAGTTTTTTTGTGATATTCAGTCAAAAGGTCATGCAGCCGTTCCTCgcgcctccttcctccttcgTCCAGAGTGCGCACTGTCAGTTCCAACAGCTCTGTATTTCTCTGGAACAGTCTACAAGCATAACAAGTTGACTTTGCTGTCTCCACCTTGTCCCCCGTTAGGACCCACACCTTCATGCCTGCCCCCTGCAGGGCCTCCATCgtctctgcagcctcctcttgAAGCCTGGGGGAGAAGGGCAATAGGAAGATGTCAGATACAGAAACAAATCCTGAGCAGACTGAAGACCAGCTCCTGGTCTTTTTGTCTAGCAAAAATGCTACTAAAACAAGGTTGAGCCTAACTTAAACTGGAGTCAGAGGGAGCTGTGGGGAATGTTTTAAAGgggatatatttttaaatagtttttttctttttttataaatgcactttgatgtcatttttttaaaatgtcattggtacttttaaaacaaaatctttTGCCTATTTTTTAGATCATTGAATTGTGGAAGAGTGCTTGTTGGACCACAGAATCaatttattgatatattttaatTGTCACCACAAATTACAAATTAGCAATTTCATAATGGACAAAACACTACCAGGAATCTAGTAAAAGCAACTGATGCTAAACAACTTCAACTGTTGAGGTTGTGCAAACAGAACGTGTCATAACACAGACAAGTCTTTCTTTCCTAAGAATAGTAAGTCAGAACAGGAAGTTTGCACCAAGTGTATTTCTGTCTTTGCAAACCATGGTCTATTCTGAGATGTCTTTATGTAAGAGCATTTTAACATCTAAAAATCTTGGCACTGATCTGTTATAAGATGGAGGGCTGAGGAGAGACAACAGCAGCATGCAGCATTACACCCACCGATCCTCTACAGCAGTGGCTCCTATCAGACTCATCCCAGTCTCCAATTGGTTGTAAACAGCCATGAGcctctcttctctgtcctgcagagccAGTCTAGCTTCCTTCAGTCCTTTATCTGCCTGGTTGTACTCCTCTGCACTGAGATATTTGTAGGCCACACACAGAGTCCGGTAGCCCTCctaaacagttaaaaacatgTTACCGAAACAAAGAAAGCAAAATCTGTCTCAAAATCACAGTAATCTTAAATTAAAACCCATCTGAGCCCTGAATAAATAAGGACATACTTCTTAACTTAAATCTGGAGTCACCCACCTTTGCATTACGCTCCACGTGCATGCGGATGTTTTCAACCTCTTCCTGTCTGACACGGGGGAAGATGGACGAGTCCGCTCCCTTACAGAAGAGGATTGTATCACctagagacaaaaaacaaatataaccaTACGGACACACAATGTGGTGAGGGCTGAGGGCCTGTATTCACATCACAGTCCCTGGAATGAAGCAGTCAGTAATAAGCTCACCTGATTTGGCTCTGACTATGACACTCATTCGCCTTCTCACTGGGTCAAAGTTCAGCACGTGGAGTAGTTCATACCTTTGGGATGtacacaaattaaattacagTTATAGTGCATAAAGCAAATAATATGGCAAAAAATGTTTGCCTATATAATTACAGACTTACATTTCAACATCGTTGTTCCTGTTGCGAATTTTCATGGTTTTACTTTCAAGACCCAGAAATGTGAAGCCGTACCTGCAGATGGAGACAAATCATCACAAATGTCAAACATCTGTGTTACGttaattaatgtatttaaaccTATCTATAATTTTGGAAAATGCATTTGTGATATTCATATTTGGTTATGTCATCATTTTTACTCACTCGGTCATAATAGACCATCTCTTACCTCATGGCACCCTTGACCAGAGCAACTTCATCAGGTGAGGAGGCTATGAGGCCTATCTGCTCCTGTGGTGGATGAATCCCCTCTCCATCCACCCCTAAGCCATCCACCCGGTCTGGCAGTCCGTCCACTTGGTCTCGACTCTGCTCTGTCGACTCCTTCACCTGGACTGTGTGGCACAGGCACAGGGCTCGCAGAAACAGCTCTTCCCTCTCCTGATAACACAACACCAACATGGCTCAATACagtaaaaatacagaatatgatgctttgtttttttatgcataaataataactataacatttgaattttaaacaaatatcaaTTGTTTAATATCTTGATAATATATTTACAGCCCTACATAGAGCCATAAACAGTAGCTGGAGTTTAGATCCCTGGATTTACAACCATCTTATTAAACTGACCTCTTATAAACATTCAGGACATGCTGAAGTACAACAGTCTATGAAGTATTATCAGGTGCTTGTGACAAAAGCACACAGCCAGTCTGCTCCCCCTCCATATAAAGTGCATATGTTGACATGTCAAACGGGACGATACATTGCTGACCTGAGAAGGGCCTTCCTGAGCAGCGAGCTATGTAATGAGCATATGTTGCTGGTCGTGTGACTTTTACAACAGATGGAGGGACACCACAACACCCACCCTGCCAGCTTTCTGCTGTAGTTTGTTCAGAGGTCCATCTGTGACACAGGGACCGTCCACCTCTGAGTTTGCGTCTTGGTATCTGTACTGGAAGCCGTCGATGCAGCACTCGATGAACTCCATGTTATTCTGAGTGAGGGTGCCCGTCTTGTCAGTAAAGACATACTCCACCTGCAGGAAACGTGATAAAAATACATGACAGACTCTTCCAGTGCCGTAAACATTCAGGTGCCCATTTAACAGGTTCCAACAATAAGAATAGGAAATTACTTCCAGAGAGAAATGCTGTGCATTAATCAGTTTAACGAAGCATAAACTTTGATTGAGGTAATCATTTTGCAAACCAAGTGTGACTGATGTATGGCAGCAGTATAGGTGCCATAAAATAGAGACGCTTGGATAGCACATCAAGCTAATGTTATCATAAGCAGCTTATGTTTTACAGTTGCAAAGTTATGTGTTATCAGTGTTGAAACCATATTTTTGCTTGAATCAATCTTACCCGACaattgtaactttttttttagcaaaaaagcattaaattaaaatcacCTTTTTCTCTTATTACAGAAACTTTTAAATGGTGCATTTCATTGTGTTAGATAAGAGTGACTAAAGtgcaaaaacacttttttaaataacttatttttaatataattatttataaatgtcatTGCACTGAATTTTTTGTTTGACTGTAaggtttaattaaaataaataataataaaaatccttacaaattcaatagggcctcccaccgatttctgtgctcgggccctaattagtTGTTTTTATTGGGAATGCCGAATTTACTAAAATCTTTTTCCTACTAGATACacatttttgtcatttaaataaattattttcttaagtCCATTCCTGACCTGGCCCAGCTCCTCGTTGAGGTCTGAGGTGTTGACCAGGGCCCCTTCCTCGATTTCTGGGTCAAAGAAGTCCTGGTCCCATGTGATGAAATAGGATCCCAAAAACTTTTGCATCTCAACTGTCACGTACATGGACACTGGAATGATGAAGTTGAAGAGCACCATGAAGGACAGGAAGTCGGTGAACATCTTAAGGTActgttggagaaaaaaaaagttgatgtTATAATTCAAATCTCACACTGCACTGCACCTAAAATCCACAGTGCCTCAGTTTGGAATCAGTTATCTGCATTACATTACCCGAACAACAAAACATGATGCAATCACAATGTTTTATCACAAAGTTTTATCACCATGTTCGCAGTTCATTGAAGGCCAGGGCAGAGGGTTAACAACCAATGAAATGGTCCATGTCGCAATATTGGTCTGCAGTGGCCATTTTGCTGAGAAGCATTTTACTGGTGCTGATTAATAGGCAAGGTCATGTAAAACGCTTTAACACGGTGGATGGAGCTTTAACTCCCAGAAGTTAGAACCACAACCAGAGGATCAGTATTTACCATTATTCACATGATAATATCCTGATGCAATGTTAGCAACACCCATTAGCTATTCTTCTCACAGCAGGGGTAATCCCCATGAAGCTGAAGACACGTATTACTCAATTTATTTCTCTCCCAGCTGCTAACATCGTAAAAGATGATATATGGTACTAGAAATAACATAAGATATTTTTGACtgtgaaaacaacacaggagCCTCGCAGACACCTGACTTACAATTGTTTCTAGAAGAACAGGCAGGTTGCTAAATGTGTACTCACTAAATTGGTGTCCTTCTCTTTCTGGGTTTTCTCGTTGTACCAAGGCTCATCTTGTCCGGGTTTGCCCTGCCATACATACTTAAGTGTCGTGCACACTAGGGCCTTGCTCACCAATATGCAAAGGTAAACAAGAAGGAACGCATTGATCGAcctgaaaatataaaagatatcATTAGTGACTATCAAAGATgaatcacacatttttttaaattgttaacaCCTTTTCTTGATTTGCTTACTTCTCCACAGCAGAGCGCTTCTGAGACTTTCCCTGGTAGTTGAGAGCCATCTTCGTCTCCATGCCAGTGTAAACTGCAACACCTTTAGAAGGCAcgagggaaaagaaaaacaaaagggacTCATTTTTAGATACTGAGCCATCTTCACTAATTTGCTGTAAGTTATTGTAATAACATCAACAACAGTTGTCTCACCAAAGATCCTCTGAGTGTTCTTTAATGTGGCTCCTTTCAGCAGTAGGTTTTCTGGGCCCAAAGACCTGCACAATCACATCAGTACATGAGACAATTCAGTCAAACAGAATCTGtgcaattcacacacacactgctagtTTCCAAATGGAAACCTGGCAGGCAAGTTGGCACCCACTCTAAAATACGCAGTGACAATACACTGTATGACTGCAGTCTGGGCTTACAACAGTCCCAGTGCTCTTGAGAAGGACACTGGCATTTGTTTGTAAGGCCATTACAAAACAGTCATTGATAAATGCCTGTGGGAGTGCTTTGGAAGCAGTGGCTGAAGCCATGCCAAGcctgttttaattttaatgcTTGTCTGCAATTAATGATCAATGGAATAATGATTTGTTGGTGATGCAAAGGGAAACAAATGAGTGCTTAAACAACTGTGTGGTGACTTAAAGTGGTCTGAGACGGTTTTGCGTGAGTGCTCTCACCTCACTGCAGGCTCCTGGTTATTTGTGTAGAGGTGCATTCGGCCAACAAATCTGGAACAAAAGCCCACACATACTGCTGAGCATCCTACAAATCAAGTCATTATAAAAAAAGTACATGTGACACTTGTTTTGCATATTATTCAATCTGTAAAAACTAGAGTGGAGTGGTGAACTTGAGGAATCAAATTCCTCCAGAGGTCGTTTACTTCACAAGACCTCAAGGACTGGACCTAAAAGCAGTTGAAGGGGTTTGGGAGCCAATAATTACAGGTGGTTAGCCCGCAGCCTGCTGTCAGTTTTATTGAGTCTGAATAGTGAGCATTTGGCACCATGGCTTACTTAGCACATCTCAAACAGCATTATGAGGTCTGGCCAGATGATAATACTCAATCTCCTTTCCCAAAGGAGGAGCCTAAAGGCTGGCTTGTGACTGAGATGAGATTTCTACAAGTGATTACGAATCAGCTCCATCCGTGCCAGGCAACCCAAAGACTACAGTAAATAATCTGCAGATTTTTAAATTGCATATATGAAACCAACCAAACAAAGAGTACACAGTGTCTCACCAACACATCTCCAATTAATCAACAAGTTAGTATTAGAGTCACATTTTCGACAGGTATCGAGTTAATCCTTTTACCAACAAACGACAGGCAATGTTTTCTTGTAGTGTAATTCCTCGGGGACTGTATGATGAGTGCCTACTTGTAAAGGTCAGGCTGTGGCTGTTCACACTCGATGGTGGCGTTGAGAGATTCCAGATCCTTCTCTATGTCCGGCACTGTGTAGTGTGTCTGGACAAGGCGGGAAGAGACAGCGTTTGAGTTGTGAGCACGATCTGACTTGGGTCAAGTGAACATTTTAGCTTCCCGTGTCAAACAAAGACATTACATAAAACAGGAAGACTAAAGATTCCAAGATAATTTGACACAAAAAGGAACCTTCACCTTTTGAACTTTCTTCAAAGCAAGGCTGAAATATGAAACACTAGAAAACTTAAGATTACCCTATTCTGATTTATAATTTTATGACTTTCCCTGTTGTAAATAGTTCTGTCTTGTTTCACTGTCTCTAACATCCATATACATCCCTATTAATTAAGAAGTAGCTTCTAAGTCCTAAGTCCTAAATTTCTAACCATGCAAAAAAAGGGTAAAGCATTACATCTTACTTTATGGTTGGACTCTCCATCCAGACTTGCTGTGGTAACGAAACATGTGTCATCATCGCGACACGACTGCAGCAGTATCAAATCACAGGGAAAGGTCtcatcttcctccacctccacaacATCTCCAACCTGatcaagaaacaaacaaagttaaCCAAATATCACTAAATACTTTTCACAAATAgcttcttccttcctccattAAGCACATCCCTTAAAAATGTCTTGTCGATTTATTGTGGCTAATGTGTTTGCAAATAACCATCTACTTAAAAATATAGCATCAATAGATTAATAAGAGCATTTCTTCAGAGTCCTCTGGCTGACAACTAGTCAATATCCACTCACATTTAACTACTGTGCAAAtaatctgtctctcttt harbors:
- the atp11c gene encoding phospholipid-transporting ATPase IG isoform X3, encoding MLRRRINRLLGRDERRADSRTINVGHRSGSSNEAIIPAKFCDNRIVSAKYTVWNFLPKNLFEQFRRIANFYFLIIFLVQVIVDTPTSPVTSGIPLFFVITVTAIKQGYEDWLRHKADNEVNKYPVTVLEDGLRIRKESEKIKVGDVVEVEEDETFPCDLILLQSCRDDDTCFVTTASLDGESNHKTHYTVPDIEKDLESLNATIECEQPQPDLYKFVGRMHLYTNNQEPAVRSLGPENLLLKGATLKNTQRIFGVAVYTGMETKMALNYQGKSQKRSAVEKSINAFLLVYLCILVSKALVCTTLKYVWQGKPGQDEPWYNEKTQKEKDTNLYLKMFTDFLSFMVLFNFIIPVSMYVTVEMQKFLGSYFITWDQDFFDPEIEEGALVNTSDLNEELGQVEYVFTDKTGTLTQNNMEFIECCIDGFQYRYQDANSEVDGPCVTDGPLNKLQQKAGREREELFLRALCLCHTVQVKESTEQSRDQVDGLPDRVDGLGVDGEGIHPPQEQIGLIASSPDEVALVKGAMRYGFTFLGLESKTMKIRNRNNDVEMYELLHVLNFDPVRRRMSVIVRAKSGDTILFCKGADSSIFPRVRQEEVENIRMHVERNAKEGYRTLCVAYKYLSAEEYNQADKGLKEARLALQDREERLMAVYNQLETGMSLIGATAVEDRLQEEAAETMEALQGAGMKVWVLTGDKVETAKSTCYACRLFQRNTELLELTVRTLDEGGRRREERLHDLLTEYHKKTVQDAPPAKAGVTRSWSSSNQDFGFIIDGATLSMVLNPSTESNARLYKSLFLQICQNCTAVLCCRMAPLQKAQIVKMVKNSKGSPITLSIGDGANDVSMILEAHVGIGIKGKEGRQAVRNSDYAIPKLMHLKKLLLAHGHLYYVRIAHLVQYFFYKNLCFILPQFLYQFFCGYSQQPLYGAVYLTMYNICFTSMPILAYSLLEQHICIQDLLDNATLYRVIAKNAMLRWRPFLYWTLLGVFHGLLFFFGVRFLFSNPALQDNGQVFGNWSYGTIVFTVLVLTVTLKLALDTRHWTWINHFVIWGSLAFYVFFSFLWGGTIWPFLSQQRLYFVFANMLSSVSAWLVIILLVLLSLLPEILLVVFRKTHSPNTRQLSDGRLLQTSRMHQSL